In one Bactrocera tryoni isolate S06 chromosome 5, CSIRO_BtryS06_freeze2, whole genome shotgun sequence genomic region, the following are encoded:
- the LOC120778493 gene encoding protein ALP1-like, whose amino-acid sequence MSNPENIVNFVTTIAKIAHIVNTANELYKKLPESNRRLNKELHESNRRLNKKLHGSNSRKNKRPVNFTHQAEVFFEIDAKQLKEYDENFFKSTTMNAASFSLLLSRLRKGMMRWSKGKAVAPERRLAITLMFLAEGCNFRVISQAYNLGHTTIRKIIYETCDAIWEELHFDYLSPPNVSELKDIAEKFYAKTGMPNCMGAINAKHIHISRPKDGGSLYYNFRKSFSVAIMAVCDADYVFRHVDVGAEGSRSDGILARSAFGRKLLDGTLEVPRDTNLPGTSTSFPYYYVGDSSYPLKPNLMRPFPGRNLPADKEKYNRAFSKAREHIENAYGILANRWRVLQTTIHASPNNTEKIVLATILLHNFLMLQNDTDYFTLELVDHTVGNQEINGRWREDANFLKTFQLGICNRSSTHSFQLREKLKEFISSNAV is encoded by the exons ATGAGCAACCCAGAAAATATAGTTAATTTTGTGACGACGATTGCTAAAATTGCGCATATAGTAAATACGGCTAATGAGTTGTACAAGAAGCTACCTGAAAGCAACAGACGGTTGAACAAGGAACTACATGAAAGCAACAGACGGTTGAACAAGAAACTACATGGAAGCAACAGTAGGAAGAATAAGCGTCCGGTTAACTTTACACACCAAGCAGAAGTTTTCTTTGAAATCGATGCTAAGCAGCTAAAAGAATAcgatgaaaattttttcaaatctacTACTATGAATGCTGCTAGCTTCAGTTTATTATTATCACGATTAAGAAAAGGAATGATGCGATGGTCCAAAGGGAAGGCAGTTGCGCCCGAAAGGCGTTTGGCTATAACATTAAT GTTTTTGGCAGAAGGATGTAATTTTCGTGTTATTTCACAGGCATACAATCTTGGACATACAACAATACGAAAAATCATATATGAAACATGTGACGCTATTTGGGAAGAATTACATTTTGACTATTTGTCACCTCCAAACGTAAGCGAACTTAAAGACATTGCAGAAAAGTTTTATGCAAAGACTGGCATGCCGAATTGCATGGGAGCTATAAATGCAAAGCACATTCATATATCAAGGCCAAAAGACGGTGGATCTTTGTACTACAATTTCAGAAAAAGTTTTAGCGTTGCCATAATGGCAGTGTGTGATGCTGATTACGTGTTCAGACATGTAGACGTCGGGGCGGAAGGAAGCCGAAGTGATGGAATACTTGCGCGCAGTGCCTTTGGCAGAAAACTGCTGGATGGCACTCTAGAAGTTCCACGTGACACAAACTTACCGGGTACATCAACTAGCTTTCCGTATTATTACGTCGGGGACAGTTCGTATCCACTGAAACCAAATTTAATGCGACCATTTCCCGGCCGCAATTTACCAGcagataaagaaaaatataacagAGCATTTTCTAAGGCGCGAGAGCACATAGAAAACGCTTACGGAATTTTGGCAAATCGCTGGAGAGTGCTCCAGACAACAATACATGCTAGCCCAAATAATACAGAGAAAATTGTTTTAGCGACAATATTACTTCATAACTTTTTAATGTTACAAAATGACACGGACTACTTCACACTTGAACTTGTAGACCACACAGTAGGCAATCAAGAAATAAACGGCCGTTGGCGAGAGGATGCAAATTTCCTTAAAACGTTTCAACTAGGAATTTGTAATCGCTCATCGACACACTCATTTCAGTTGCgtgaaaaactaaaagaatttatttcaaGTAATGCTGTGTAA